The following proteins are encoded in a genomic region of Nymphalis io chromosome 8, ilAglIoxx1.1, whole genome shotgun sequence:
- the LOC126770071 gene encoding ras-related protein Rab-37 isoform X1, which yields MWNPHSIDKRQMEKRVVVGRVRPTWARNLPEAREDDDKSEEVGVMPHSDPPSPTEPWNQTKQDEKYDVFGKVMLLGDSGVGKTCMLVRFRDGTFLAGNYISTVGIDFRNKVVTVDGIKVKLQIWDTAGQERFRSVTHAYYRDAHALLLLYDVTNKISFDNIRAWLGEIREYAQDDVVIMLLGNKSDSGLERAVRREEGQRLAREYQVAFMETSAKTGLNVEDAFAHVARALVAKANPVDPSRLAVRAQPSQEQRSSCPPCS from the exons ATGTGGAACCCACACTCTATAGATAAAAGACAAATGGAGAAGAGAGTTGTAGTCGGGAGAGTCAGGCCCACGTGGGCTCGGAATCTTCCAGAAGCCAGAGAGGACGACGATAAAAGCGAAGAAGTTGGCGTCATGCCTCACAGTGATCCACCATCACCGACTGAGCCCTGGAATCAGACGAAACAAGATGAAAAATATGACGTATTTGGAAAG GTGATGCTGCTCGGTGATAGCGGCGTCGGAAAGACGTGCATGCTCGTTCGCTTCCGGGATGGCACTTTTCTCGCCGGCAATTACATTTCCACCGTTGGAATTGACTTCCGG AATAAGGTAGTGACAGTGGACGGTATAAAGGTAAAGCTTCAAATATGGGACACCGCTGGACAAGAGCGCTTTCGCAGCGTCACACACGCTTACTACAGAGATGCTCatg CTCTTCTCCTGTTGTATGACGTCACTAACAAGATCAGCTTCGACAATATACGAGCCTGGCTTGGGGAGATCCGTGAATACGCGCAGGACGACGTGGTTATCATGCTCCTAG GAAACAAGTCGGACAGCGGACTCGAAAGGGCAGTGCGGCGGGAGGAGGGGCAGCGCTTAGCGAGAGAGTACCAAGTCGCTTTTATGGAGACTTCTGCGAAAACCGGCCTCAACGTTGAAGACGCTTTTGCTCACGTGGCGCGCGCTTTAGTCGCGAAAGCAAATCCCGTCGACCCCTCCAGGCTAGCGGTGCGCGCGCAACCGTCACAAGAGCAACGGTCTTCGTGTCCGCCATGTTCTTAG
- the LOC126769934 gene encoding zinc finger protein 850-like: MSVNYDSVCRLCLSSRCELLPIFPTTSSDDTEPPVLASKIKDCVSVQISENDDLPTNVCRKCMDNVNNWHIFKTVCERTQIKLQSLINKESNQLEEVKIKSEPLSDEAYDDGVVIDGSYPDSENASTSRLQPEGPPILASLGLTPRSDKGMESEKDEEYEDEEEMMQPQQTFTHMPNMPEVSITVMRPSGETLHARQGIQQLASKDCLVCGRSYRYSHNARRHELTAHNFDRYTNKIGTKKSHAHMQPKFRPNPFNPKARLMPNPISHKMQFHSKSMPPKMMPQKIIAPPKPIPIRTGKNSQNNLPYPLRIKALKDLQIKKKEPQILKTLLTAKPEVLVSEPEIINSGPESPETLISEPEIASFQVEAILSEPDGYVHQQEDDEIDDENNQGQNYDTVDMDSENEIEIARQQENDIQGDENHEVNDAEYTQEDENNMVETNDDNEKENREDNGESQDNMDIENNIAEEADADDDNAKEIDDENGEKENDEQNINHEENEDDDDLPPMSIAPVVEINEDLQTNCYNSDGNEEIDETVDPNDAVDGDEGEKDIDPDKVYITKTQRDFILKYRDIIQQINTKRCICCNKEHPRRKAVIQHLQKNGHKVPKHTCYNCVVTFTHIGALLSHMRSNTCTDLWKIIYNENGITDDIVLEVEPKDVKVQYKDILNARSYACKLCPAKFQLKQFIMKHVLDVHEDGQSRFPHSCVHCGLRFKEKSIGKRHIRNGDCTVEICCELCSEKFLSLQEFNDHAVAIHAGSFDPDNQSKCVDGRPTDCPICGKKNSSYPNLVKHLKIIHNEEKPHHCQHCDAKFEQTADLNKHIYMEHSDRSLGMHTNEPDISLVKEEAEEYHYSCTECNAIFETVDAWTDHQVAEHNQVAHHCDQCEKKFLRPSELAEHKNTHLRVKFYPCSLCSNSYSTPQKLSEHVQQAHPGANTRGGETEFFCELCIRSFKSRQAYSNHMRIHSKVPTTNRKPGETKGFGPQIIGKPIRHFSMQPGFSPYVPNAPYCCDICGKGFMHKKNIWKHKKVLHADLLNDRNDSEENTMQASTEEDDYNVDENGAILSTPQFDSFNFTNLSNNMQQTSQDALPYSCELCYKRFPLRTSLWKHKRAKHGIINASASGASETQTHSSNEGRSSCTICKITFSDKKSYYRHRKNVHKSSVQMCKICGKPLNSTLELYEHLKAAHARELLGYNANQSSSKSQDMNPEMDIEYDGDQDSVDPSVDYQARYPCDTCGKQFVGLLALQNHQCINQIQNQPQTFDCEICHKSYTSIAALKSHRGWHLRSPDGKAAANNSGLWMPQNKVTSKVSKHEVVDAGPVPPKSSTSTPASLAKRRLPPEVEVTVVNPNKKLRSDDSIEMDHQNNLSGGAEDRYCNLCDKEFTKRAAYQRHMDEVHQPNSVFCPVCDKSFTRKSTLIVHMKKHYEGGEGSSTQLEEDVQACEVCGAQFDSVKALNSHRALHHGEDSAESEDDGEVIPAPPGEFTCGQCGDGVATPRDLIAHRSMHATPTKFFCNICKVYFARALDLSSHTRARHSDNEKVFFPCAMCDRFYMNKKSLQRHIEMSH, translated from the exons atgaGTGTGAATTATGATAGTGTTTGTAGACTGTGCTTGTCATCTCGATGCGAATTACTACCGATATTtcctaccaccagttcggaTGACACGGAACCTCCTGTCCTCGCCTCGAAAATTAAAGATTGCGTGTCAGTGCag ATAAGCGAAAATGACGACCTGCCAACTAATGTCTGCAGGAAATGCATGGACAATGTTAATAACTGGCATATATTTAAGACAGTGTGTGAAAGAACACAAATCAAGTTACAGTCTCTTATAAATAAGGAGAGCAACCAACTAGAAGAG GTGAAAATAAAAAGTGAACCCTTATCAGATGAAGCTTATGATGATGGAGTGGTTATTGATGGATCATATCCTGATAGTGAG aatGCCTCAACAAGTAGACTGCAACCTGAAGGGCCACCTATTTTGGCTTCTCTGGGGCTCACACCGAGAAGTGATAAG GGAATGGAGAGCGAGAAAGATGAAGAATATGAAGACGAGGAAGAAATGATGCAGCCACAGCAAACATTTACACACATGCCTAACATGCCTGAAGTTTCGATTACTGTCATGCGCCCATCGGGAGAAACTCTACATGCTCGCCAAGGTATTCAGCAGCTTGCGTCAAAGGATTGTTTAGTGTGCGGCCGATCCTACCGGTATTCTCACAATGCTCGACGACATGAACTTACAGCTCATAATTTCGACAGATACACCAACAAGATTGGTACAAAGAAATCTCATGCTCACATGCAACCAAAATTCAGGCCGAACCCGTTTAATCCTAAGGCTAGATTAATGCCAAATCCTATAAGCCACAAAATGCAATTTCATTCTAAATCAATGCCACCTAAAATGATGCCTCAGAAAATTATTGCTCCACCAAAGCCTATACCAATAAGAACAGGGAAAAATTCCCAAAACAACTTACCATATCCACTTCGCATAAAGGCTCTTAAAGATTTGcaaattaagaaaaaagaaCCTCAAATTTTAAAGACATTATTAACTGCAAAACCAGAAGTCTTAGTATCGGAACCTGAAATAATTAATTCGGGACCGGAAAGTCCAGAAACATTAATTTCAGAGCCAGAGATTGCTTCATTTCAAGTAGAAGCAATTTTATCAGAGCCAGATGGTTATGTTCACCAACAAGAAGATGACGAAATTGACGATGAAAACAATCAAGGACAGAATTATGATACTGTTGACATGGATTCAGAAAATGAGATTGAGATAGCTCGCCAGCAAGAGAATGACATCCAAGGCGACGAAAATCACGAAGTGAATGATGCTGAATATACTCAAGAAGATGAAAATAACATGGTGGAGACAAATGACGATAACGAAAAAGAAAATCGCGAAGATAATGGCGAAAGTCAAGATAATATGgacatagaaaataatattgcgGAAGAAGCCGACGCAGACGACGATAATGCCAAAGAAATTGACGATGAAAACGGAGAAAAAGAAAATGATGAACAAAATATCAATCATGAAGAAAATGAGGATGATGACGATTTGCCACCTATGAGTATAGCACCCGTTGTTGAGATTAACGAGGATTTGCAAACAAATTGCTATAATAGTGATGGAAATGAAGAAATTGACGAAACCGTAGATCCGAATGATGCCGTTGATGGCGATGAAGGTGAAAAAGATATTGATCCAGATAAAGTTTATATTACGAAAACGCAAAGAGATTTTATTCTCAAATATCGTGATATCATACAACAAATTAACACCAAACGCTGTATTTGCTGTAACAAAGAACACCCTCGTCGAAAAGCTGTTATACAACATTTACAGAAAAATGGACATAAAGTTCCTAAGCATACATGTTACAATTGTGTGGTCACTTTTACACATATAGGGGCTCTGCTCAGTCACATGAGATCTAATACTTGTACTGATCtttggaaaataatatataatgaaaatggtATCACTGATGATATAGTTTTAGAAGTTGAACCTAAAGACGTCAAAGTTCAATACAAAGATATACTTAATGCAAGATCTTACGCGTGTAAATTATGCCCAGCCAAATTTCAATTAAAGCAATTCATTATGAAGCATGTTCTTGATGTACATGAAGACGGTCAATCTCGTTTCCCTCATTCTTGCGTACATTGCGGTTTACGATTTAAAGAGAAAAGTATAGGAAAGAGACACATACGTAATGGAGATTGCACAGTCGAAATATGCTGTGAGTTATGTTCAGAGAAATTTTTGAGTTTGCAAGAATTTAATGACCATGCTGTAGCTATACACGCTGGCAGCTTTGATCCTGATAATCAAAGCAAGTGTGTTGATGGTCGACCTACAGATTGTCCTATATGTGGTAAGAAGAATAGTAGTTACCCAAATTtggttaaacatttaaaaataatacataacgaGGAAAAACCTCATCACTGCCAACATTGTGATGCTAAATTCGAGCAAACTGCTGATCTTAATAAGCACATATATATGGAACATTCTGATAGATCTTTAGGTATGCATACAAACGAACCTGATATATCTCTTGTAAAAGAGGAAGCTGAGGAGTATCATTATTCTTGCACAGAATGTAATGCAATATTTGAAACCGTCGACGCTTGGACGGATCATCAGGTGGCGGAACACAATCAAGTCGCTCATCACTGCGACCAATGCGAAAAGAAATTCTTGCGTCCATCAGAACTTGCAGAGCATAAAAATACACACTTGCGAGTTAAATTTTATCCTTGCAGTCTTTGTTCGAACTCGTACAGTACTCCGCAAAAGTTATCTGAGCATGTCCAGCAAGCCCATCCAGGAGCGAACACACGGGGTGGTGAAACTGAATTTTTCTGCGAGTTATGTATACGATCATTTAAAAGCCGCCAAGCTTATTCTAACCATATGCGTATTCATTCCAAAGTGCCTACAACTAATAGAAAGCCTGGTGAAACTAAAGGTTTCGGACCTCAAATCATCGGAAAACCAATTCGTCATTTCTCAATGCAACCTGGTTTTAGTCCTTATGTTCCTAACGCACCTTATTGTTGTGATATTTGTGGTAAAGGATTCATgcacaagaaaaatatatggaAACATAAAAAGGTTCTGCATGCAGATCTCCTTAATGATAGGAACGATAGTGAAGAGAATACTATGCAAGCGTCCACCGAGGAAGACGATTACAATGTGGATGAGAACGGTGCGATTTTGTCGACTCCACAATttgatagttttaattttactaacctTTCAAACAATATGCAACAGACTTCACAAGACGCTTTGCCATATTCCTGTGAATTATGTTACAAAAGGTTTCCGCTTCGAACTAGTTTATGGAAGCACAAACGCGCTAAACATGGAATTATAAATGCCAGTGCAAGTGGTGCTTCTGAAACCCAAACACATTCTTCGAATGAAGGCAGATCGAGCTGTactatttgtaaaataactttttcagACAAAAAATCGTATTATCGTCATAGAAAAAATGTCCACAAGTCTAGCGTTCAAATGTGTAAAATATGTGGAAAACCGCTAAATTCAACCCTAGAACTTTATGAACATCTGAAGGCAGCACATGCCCGAGAACTTCTGGGTTATAATGCGAATCAAAGTTCAAGTAAATCGCAAGATATGAATCCAGAAATGGACATAGAATACGACGGTGATCAAGATTCAGTCGATCCCAGCGTTGATTATCAAGCCCGCTATCCCTGCGACACGTGTGGAAAACAGTTTGTCGGATTGTTGGCTCTACAAAATCATCAGTGTATTAACCAGATTCAGAATCAACCTCAGACGTTTGATTGTGAAATATGTCACAAGAGTTATACTTCAATTGCTGCCTTAAAGAGCCACCGAGGCTGGCACCTACGTTCCCCTGATGGTAAAGCCGCAGCAAATAATTCTGGACTTTGGATGCCTCAAAACAAAGTAACTAGTAAAGTGAGTAAACACGAAGTAGTGGATGCTGGTCCAGTTCCTCCTAAATCATCAACTTCGACCCCAGCCTCGTTGGCTAAAAGGAGATTGCCACCAGAAGTAGAAGTGACTGTAGTAAATCCGAATAAAAAATTGAGATCAGACGATTCTATCGAAATGGATCATCAGAACAATTTATCAGGGGGTGCCGAAGACAGATACTGCAACCTTTGCGATAAAGAATTTACAAAGCGAGCGGCATACCAGCGTCATATGGACGAAGTTCATCAGCCGAACTCTGTGTTTTGTCCCGTCTGCGACAAGAGCTTTACGCGGAAATCTACATTGATCGTGCATATGAAGAAGCACTACGAGGGTGGGGAAGGAAGTTCTACACAATTGGAGGAAGACGTACAAGCGTGCGAAGTCTGTGGTGCCCAATTCGATAGTGTGAAGGCTTTAAATTCACATCGGGCTTTGCATCACGGCGAAGATTCCGCTGAGTCCGAGGACGACGGCGAAGTGATACCCGCGCCCCCCGGCGAGTTCACGTGTGGACAGTGTGGCGACGGCGTGGCCACCCCACGCGACTTGATTGCTCACCGATCGATGCACGCCACTCCCACTAAATTCTTTTGTAATATCTGCAAAGTTTATTTTGCCCGAGCTCTTGATTTGTCCTCCCACACACGAGCAAGACACTCCGACAACGAGAAAGTATTCTTCCCCTGTGCTATGTGTGACCGGTTCTATATGAACAAAAAGAGTTTGCAAAGGCACATCGAAATGTCGCATTga
- the LOC126770075 gene encoding protein Tob1, with product MHIEVQVALNFVISYLYNKLPRRRVNIFGEELEKALKDKFRGHWYPDRPCRGSAFRCLKTGGPLDPVLERAARESGVPVRDVLEHLPRDLAVWVDPGEVSYRIGEKGAVKVLFSSDERAADERTDREVTRAFNPEAQCFRPVEPVATPSPPAPAAFSPGPPFRAQPLTFTTATFAQTKFGSTKLKTSSKRANRMSPTEFSNYIKQRAVQQQLAARALSPATDPAAYFMARRDAAPGAPTTSYAPPAHLLLAN from the exons ATGCATATTGAAGTACAAGTCGCACTTAACTTTGTCATATCATACCTATACAACAAGCTACCAAGACGGCGCGTCAACATATTCGGGGAAGAATTAGAAAAAGCGCTTAAAGATAAATTCCGGGGTCACTGGTACCCGGACCGGCCATGCCGGGGGTCAGCGTTTCGATGTCTAAAAACCGGTGGTCCCTTAGACCCAGTTCTAGAGCGAGCGGCACGAGAATCTGGCGTCCCAGTCCGGGATGTATTGGAACACCTTCCGCGGGATCTTGCTGTTTGGGTTGATCcag gCGAAGTGTCATACCGCATCGGCGAGAAGGGTGCAGTAAAGGTGCTGTTTAGCAGCGACGAACGTGCCGCTGACGAAAGGACCGATAGAGAG GTAACCCGTGCATTTAACCCGGAAGCGCAGTGTTTCCGGCCTGTGGAGCCAGTTGCGACCCCATCACCACCCGCACCTGCGGCTTTTTCACCCGGCCCGCCTTTCCGAGCGCAGCCTCTAACCTTCACAACTGCCACATTCGCGCAAACCAAATTTGGAAGCACCAAATTGAAAACGAGCAGCAAACGCGCCAACCGCATGTCGCCCACCGAGTTCAGCAATTACATCAAGCAGCGGGCGGTGCAGCAGCAGCTGGCAGCGCGCGCGTTGTCGCCGGCGACGGACCCTGCGGCGTACTTCATGGCGCGGCGCGACGCAGCGCCGGGCGCGCCGACCACGTCCTACGCGCCGCCAGCGCACTTGCTGCTAGCCAACTGA